The Heteronotia binoei isolate CCM8104 ecotype False Entrance Well chromosome 6, APGP_CSIRO_Hbin_v1, whole genome shotgun sequence genomic sequence tgctgagctgatataatttagtacatcttcagttgatgtcagggtgtgtggcatgtgcaaaagagttgtgctaatgagctccggcatctcattttctacaaaatgactcttaGGCCCACAAGGCATGCACATCAGATATTTGAGCACTGGAAagcaatagatgggggagggagaagtggaaagaaagcaactttaaatgcatgtcTAAttcaaatattattattttttttgtatgtgttgCACATTGTATGAGGCTGGGTTATGGGAGACAGACAGCAGTGGCCTGACATCAGttgatggggggaggggtctgCCTTGAGTTTGGATTCCACCCCACATGTGACTTCTCTGATATCTATTTGGTAGGCAAGATTACCAGCCGCCTAGAGAAAAACaccctgcccctttaagagaggCATAAGAGGGCAATATctgcctccatgccatgaaaagcttcagctgcccatttctgcctctcttaaagagacagggcaTTCCTTCTTCACTCCTGTTGGCATCCCTGTTGGTAGGCAAGTTAGAGGCCACTCTAACAACCGGAGGAGTGACAtaatcgcacacacacacatcccaaaggggaaaaaaagaaatgggtCTTTCTGGAGAACCTGAACTGAGATTTTCAGTCAAGGGGAGGAAGGGCAGGGCCAAAGATGAAGGTGATTCTGCAGCATTTTGCATTCCAAATGTAAAGGGGAAGAAGAATTTTAAACTCTGCCTCCATTCCTTGTACCTTAGAATTAGGAGTGGGGAAGTAGGGAGCTGGTGATGACAAGGGAGGCATCCCCCTGAGGGCACCCAGCCTCTTGCTCTATCCATCCCCAGGGGGCACTGCCACCTTAGCACCTTCAGGATGGGAGGGGAGACCTTTAAGCCCCATCAGAGAGAGGAACCCACCCAGAACTTTTCcaacttcacctctctccctAAGGATAGGTAGACACATCAGTTGATGGCAAAAATCCCAAAACTAAAAAGCTTAAAAATGCTGCTCTCATAATATGCGTGTCATTTTGTGTTACCAACAAAAGTGAGCACCACTCCCAACTCACCAAAGTCTACCTTGGGTTGCAGATTTGAGTGCTTTGCACATCAGCCCCTCTACTTGTGACGTAGAAACTGTGCTAGATGCTCTCTCTAGCCTGCCGCTGGTGAAGCTGGGCGAGAGCTGGACTGCCATTGGCTTCTCTCTTTTCTGAAACCAGCGGCTCTCGCTTGAGGCCAAAGGGCAAGGGCCTCCCCCCAAGTCACAAAATGCACAACCCGCTGGGAAGATTTTCTGGACTAGATCTGCCTTGGTCTGAATGGGGCCTGGGGAGGTGGGTGCTGAAGGAATGAGCTTCCTCCAAGTAGAACCCCAGGCCCAAGACCTTCTGTTCTGTTCTCTGATGAGTGGATCCCAGCGGTCAGCGACTGGGGagaccagctccccccccccagtactgaCCACCAGCAGCTCAAGAGTAAGACTGCCTTgcttactctgctctgataagacctcacctggagtcttgtgttcagttttgggccccacattttaagaaggatatagacaagctggaacgggtccagaggagggcaacgaagactgctgaggggtctggagaccaagtcctatgaggaaaggttgaaggagctgggcatgtttagcctggagaggaggcggctgagagatgatatgatcaccatcttcaagtacttgaagggctgtcatacagaggatggtgtggagctgttttctgtggcccgggaaggtaggaccagaaccaaggggttgaaatgaaATAAAGAGTTTTCAGGGTTAATTATAAACAAGGTACCTGAAATGATCCTCTTTGAGTGAAGAACAggtctttaaaaaagaaaccttttCTTGAGGAGCCAGGCGGGAGTTGGGGGTCCCCTCCTAGGGTCACCAATCCCCACCccgtttggaggctctccccccacttcagggccatcagaaagcggggggaggggaggggaggggaatgtctgctgggcattccattattccctatggagattgactcccatagggaataatggagaattgatccacgggtatgtggggcccagggagggggctgttttttgaggtagaggcaccaaattcgccGCATAGCATTCAGCACCTGTCCTCAAAagagcctccaagtttcaaaaagattggaccgaagggtccaattctatgagcctccaaagaaggtgcccctatccttcattatttcctatagagggaaggcatatataaaaggtgtgcggtccttttaaatatgatggccagaactccctttggagttcaatgatgctcgttgcagccttgctcctggctccacccccaaagtccccagatatttcttgaactggacttggcaaccctcccctctccccagaaCTGCCCGTCAGGACCACCCCTCCAAACGTCCAGGTTTCTTGGAGGCCACATTTGGAaaagagaatggggggggggggggcacaatgcaAAATGCACCTCAGTCAGAAACCAACGACAACCGCCGTGCCAACCATGTACAAACTAATGAATTGTGATCATAATTCATAATGTGATCAGGAGTCCATAGAATGCGAAAGCGTATCGGGTTGAAAAGAACAGTCCGCGCTCCAGGATTTTGCACTTCCGGGGCTATTTATTGTGTTACGAATTATGATAATAATGTATTAACTTGCACGCGGTGTACTTGGAAATCAGTCTGTTTTTCAAGCGAGACCATTTGGTCCCCGGTTTGTTAGCTTCGCCGCTCTGCTCCAGAAGCCCTGCCAGGCCAGCCTGCCTCGCAGGGGGGTTGTGTAAGGGTAAAATAGAGAAGAGGAAAATGAGGAAAACCACTTGGGGTCTAAAAGGGCTATAAATAATGATCATGTAGCTCTTTAAggcatgtttttttttggggggggggatgtaatgcagagtgttaaagctgcagtcctgcagttctaaactctgttcacgacctgagttcgatccctggtggaagctgggttttcaggtagctggctccaggttgactccgccttccacccttccgaggtcggtgaaatgagtccccagcttgctgcgggggggggggggggaagtttagatgactggggaaggcaatggcaaaccatcccgtaaaaagtctgccatgaaaacgttgtgaaagcaacgacaccccagagtcagaaacgactggtgctcgcacagggaacctttcctttaaagagccccgtggcgcagagtgttaaagctgcagtcctaagttctgctcacgacctgagttcgatccccggtggaagctgggttttcaggtagccggctcgagggtgacccagccttccatcctccggAGGTCAGTTAAACGAGGACCCGGCTTGCTGGAGGGAAGGtgcagctgactggggaaggcaatggcaaagccccCCGTCCAAAGTCTgctgcgaaagcaacgtcaccccgagGTGGGAAACGCCTGGGGCTCGCCCCGGGGAcctgccctgcccttcccttctGCTGCTGCGGGCGAGGCAGCGCGATCGGTTTGGGAGGGAGCGGAGCGGCTGGCCGGGGCTTCAAGGCGAGCGCCCCCTTTGTGCTTTCCCCGCAGGCGCCGCTTTCCCGGGGCCCCAGTGGCTGGAGGGCAGCTCCGCAGCGGGCCGCAGAAGGAAGCGGACGGTCTTCACgaagcagcagctggagattttggtgggCGCCTTTGAGAAGCACCGGTACCCAGGCATCGGCATGAGGGAGGAGCTGGCAAGAAGGATCGGCGCCCCGGAATGCAGGGTCCAAgtaagtcgggggggggggggttccttggTTTTTCTGCCTCCCTTTTGTCTGGTTGTGTGTCTGGTGTGTTCATTGTGCGGTTCAAATGACTGAGCGGGTTGGAAACTTCTCCGCAGTGCGGGAAGAAATCCTCAGAATGGAACCTGCCTACTCAGATCctagaagggttgccaggtcccgtTCAAGAAagagctggagactttgggggtggagccgggagcaagggtgtgacaaacgtGATTGAagtccgaagggagttctggccatcacattgaaagggaccgcacatcttttaaaatgccttccttccataggagataatgaaggagaggggcaccttcttttgcggctcatagaattggaccccctggttcaatccttttgaaacttggggggtatttcggggagaggcactgcaaataccccccaagtttcaaaactttgGTATCTCTActtcataaaacagccccccctcaccccagagccccagatatccatggatcaattctccattatttcctatgggaacgCCATCTACTCGTGTTGAGAGTTCTGGCACAAACTGGTAAATTAGCTTTTAAAGTGATCAGTCCTTCAAGTGGAGTCATTTCAGAGACAAATTGTAAACATTAAATAAAGTCCTCTCCTTTGTACCAGTTCCAGTCTGCTGTTCATTTCAAACTTGTGTTGATATAAAAAGTTTTTTTGGGTTCTGTTACTATTGAAGAATCTGCTATTAGATGGCGCTGCCTCCAGTTCCGTCAGTCTGATGCATTTAAAAGTCTTCAGTTTGGTTAAATAATTTTTTGTAACCGTGGTTGTTAAAAAAGTTCTAAGTTGATGCAGGATCCTGAAAGGTTTGCTGCAAAAGCTACAAGCTGTAAGTTAGTTCAGGATCTTTGTCAAACAGTAGTCTCATTCCAGTGTACTCCCATTTTGGGATTTCTTggactttgtgtagctctgcaaacaaagagaacattgtactttttttgtagaaaaagaatttTTGAAATACTATTGAATattgtttagtaaaaaaaaatgttttggtatGGGGGTATCTTGCATAGTAAAAACTCGCACAGAATGAGAGTGGGTTTAGGAGGGTGTAACTTGGCTTAGGATGCCACTGGATGCGCACCACAAGCCTAAGCTTGCAAACTCAGAAGGAAATCTTATGGAGCTGAGCAAGTCTGACTCCCTAGTAAGTGCACTTTGGATCACAACCCTCATCCATTCAAGCACTTGATTCTCCCCCAAACCCTAACCAGACTGCCAGTTCCTTGCAGATAGAAAGCCGGCATAACTGGCCAAGGGAAGGAAGAACCTTTCTCTCTCCTGTGTTATTGAACAGCTGAGGTCATAACGAGAGAGGACTCCATGCCAAGTGGCTTAGCAAATTATTCTCCTCTGTGATCTGTTGGGAGCATTAAGACTTGCAGGGGACAGgagggggaatgggaaatatgTAGGACGAGCACCCACGAGCATCCATAGATTCCTATTCCAAGAAATGGAAAGCGAGACAAGTCTCCGTTCAGAGATTAAAAGACTCTTTACTTCTCTCTTTTGTCTCTCCAGGTGTGGTTTCAGAATAGGAGGGCCAGATACCCTCTGGGGAAGAAAGAGGTTGCCACAGCAGATACCAGGCCTTGGAGCCAACAGAAGAGCACTCCCAAGATGCTGACCACCCCTCGTGACTGGGCAGCAGCTGGACAGTGGCCTCCGGAACACCCAGTTCTAGGAGGCCAGTTATTTGGACAAAACGACCTACAAGGCATTCCTCTGCCTCCAATGTACAAGGGtatctctcttccttctccaccAACAGCCATTCTTCCTTCTCAAGATTGTCTCAATAAGGGCAGCGCCTGGCCTTCAGGTTCCCCTGATATGCATCCAGCACTACCCCAGAGACCCCTTCCTCCCCTTCTGCAAAGAATGCAGTCGGCTACCACCCTGCCCCAGCTGACACTGGAAGATCTCACCATTCTTCACTGGCCCGCTGGCAGCAACTAAACCTGAGAGCGCTCGTCGTCTCCCCAAGCTCCCCCTTGGGACTTCCACCTGGAAgaggaaaagagccagtttggtgtagcggttaagagcacaaactcttgtctgggagagccgggtcTGATCCcccgcttctccacatgcagctgctggaatgagtttgggtcagccacaagttctctcaaagctgttctgttgAAGAAGCAGTTCTGTCCGAGCTCTCtcggctccacctacctcacagggttgtctgttgtggagagggggaaggaaaggagatttgtaagccactctaagacacCTTCAGattgtgaagggtggggtataaatccaatctcttcctcttctcttcacAAGTCAATGTATCAGCTGGTGCTGAACCAATCCTCTGAAGTTCTGGGAGGAGTTGCCCATGCGGACTTCTTTGGACTTCTTGGCGATtgagctgctttggtgggtggtcTTCAGAACATTCACTTTCCTATGACCCAGACTACTGACAGGCCCTAATGTATTGGACTTCTTTGCGCACTCAAGGGTATCTTCTGCACTATGCTTGCTCGGGGTGAAGTTTAATCTAGTGGTGAGCCTTATGTCTTCCACTATAAGCATTTGATAATGGTTTTGGAACTGGATTAAAATTATTTATTCCACTTCACCGACTGTCTCTTGTTCTTTGCTCGAGGTTACCCGACAAACATCGATGGTAGccgggggattcgaacctgggtctcctagacccTCTTCTGACACTCTATAACGGGGGTGGCTAGCCTGCACTGTCATGCTGAGGTCTCATTGAACCTTTCACAGTCTCCGGATTGAACCTTTTGCTTGGCTTCGGTAAACAGAAAATACGAGAAACTTTTGGGAAAATACATAATGTCTTTTCTTCTAATTATACTCTCCTCTGTATGTTGCACATtgtatgaggggggggggtcatgggagaaagtagggttgccaatccccaggagggattagcaccaagagtcctccttttcattctatggtaaaacttcccatctcattccatgaaatcctggtgtagtactccaggtgtttaatgtctgtccacaaatgcagccaataatccaagtttccacgGACAAGGTCATACGGAACCCTcgtttcgcgtgagcttctttAAGCTGCAATGAgcctcttcaagctgcaataatcctgaATGACATAAATAatatacaataatacaataaaaccatatgcaCATAAGccataacaacattttaaactctGAATAAAACCAGCAAACCTCTTAGCGATTTCTCTTAAGTGtgaggccaaacagccagcatgtttgAAGGAACACCTACAAGGTGCTACAGTGAGTCATGCTAAATGGCTGATATGCAGCAGGTGCAACAATACAAAATGTTCCttaaagctacagagtacccaGCTGCAGTAATGCTAAAGACTTATAAAACCAATAACAATAAAACTAATAACAATATCCAAAGCACATGCCAACAGTATGCCTAATGAAcaatatatttattaaaaaacaTGCTAAATCCCAATCACTATTTAAACCATGAGGAAACATCATCCCTAATTTGAAAACCATGCGCATTTCCTGCTGATGTACCCATCTGCTACAATCCATCCTACCTTGCAAACACGTTGGAAACTTAAGAAGTACACAAAAACGTCAAGAGTCTGGATCATGATTAAACTGAAGGAGCATCTACCACCCGATTCTTTAGTCTCGATTTATGTTCCAACCTTGTAGGTGTTCCTTcaaacatgctggctgtttggctaaaggggagggatggtggctcagtggtagagcatctgcttgggaagcagaaggtcccaggttcaatccctggcatctccaaaaaagggtccaggcaaataggtgtgaaaaacctcagcttgagaccctggagagccgctgccagtctgagtagacaagactgactttgatggacccagggtctgattcagtagaaggcagcttcatgtgttcaaagtctcctgcctccacccccaatgtctcctggcaacaCCCTGAAgttccccggatatttcttgaattggacttggcacctcTAGGAGAAAGACAGTAGAGGAACAGCATCATTTGTGTAAAGTCAGGGAACCGCTTGGCGTCTGAATTCTTCCCCACATTTGTCTGCAGTTGACTTTcctaggcagggttgccaatcacccAGGGGGAGAAATGATCTGCCCCTTCAGTACAGGCATACGCCTCATGTTTCcttccag encodes the following:
- the LOC132573488 gene encoding homeobox protein otx5-A-like, which encodes MEKWFLECNESAAFPGPQWLEGSSAAGRRRKRTVFTKQQLEILVGAFEKHRYPGIGMREELARRIGAPECRVQVWFQNRRARYPLGKKEVATADTRPWSQQKSTPKMLTTPRDWAAAGQWPPEHPVLGGQLFGQNDLQGIPLPPMYKGISLPSPPTAILPSQDCLNKGSAWPSGSPDMHPALPQRPLPPLLQRMQSATTLPQLTLEDLTILHWPAGSN